Proteins found in one Terribacillus sp. DMT04 genomic segment:
- a CDS encoding Cof-type HAD-IIB family hydrolase: MQKIVAIDLDGTFLNNNYTISTIHADAVKKAQEKGAQIVIATGRAQFDVQRLFQNQDLSVWIIGANGATTYDPDGSLTLPLPLKSIYAKEITRWLAEENYYFEIVTDKEIFITSNAKQLLEDEMDIVQQADQEEMRNAKERQLGQANIKEIDDYMQVFQEEKNIYKITIVSFDEERRRVAADTLGKNDLNLYSSADFNLEIVAGQASKGYALKKLAKKLDIKTEDIIAVGDSMNDLPMLEVAGTKVAMGNATDEVKEACDYTTETNEENGVATMLEREILQN, encoded by the coding sequence ATGCAAAAAATAGTAGCAATAGACCTAGATGGAACGTTTCTTAATAACAACTATACAATATCAACGATTCATGCAGATGCTGTCAAGAAGGCCCAAGAAAAAGGTGCACAAATTGTCATTGCAACAGGGAGAGCACAATTTGATGTGCAGCGCCTTTTCCAGAATCAAGACTTGTCTGTTTGGATTATCGGTGCAAATGGTGCAACGACATATGATCCAGACGGAAGCCTAACTCTTCCCCTGCCGCTTAAGTCGATTTATGCAAAAGAAATTACTCGTTGGTTAGCCGAAGAGAATTACTATTTTGAAATAGTTACAGATAAGGAAATATTCATTACTTCCAATGCGAAGCAGCTGCTCGAAGATGAAATGGATATCGTCCAACAAGCAGACCAAGAAGAAATGAGAAATGCAAAAGAGCGACAGCTAGGTCAAGCGAATATAAAGGAAATCGATGACTATATGCAGGTCTTCCAAGAAGAAAAAAACATCTACAAAATAACAATTGTCAGTTTTGATGAAGAAAGGAGACGTGTAGCAGCAGATACATTAGGCAAGAATGATTTAAATCTCTACTCTTCCGCTGACTTTAATCTGGAGATTGTGGCTGGCCAAGCCTCAAAAGGGTATGCGCTGAAGAAACTCGCGAAAAAATTAGACATCAAAACAGAAGATATTATTGCTGTTGGAGACAGTATGAATGACTTGCCGATGCTGGAGGTCGCAGGTACCAAGGTTGCAATGGGCAATGCAACAGACGAAGTGAAAGAAGCGTGTGACTACACGACAGAAACTAACGAAGAAAATGGTGTTGCAACCATGCTTGAGCGGGAAATACTGCAGAATTAA
- a CDS encoding glycosyltransferase family 2 protein: MAAKLLSVIVPSYNEADNVELFYEELTKELQYSSYNCEVIYVDDGSSDTTLLELKELADQHYNVHYLSFTRNFGKEAAILAGFQHAKGDCAVVIDADLQHPVALLHDLLEGFEEGYDQVIARRNRKGESIPRKLLSTLYYQVMNKFIDVRIQNGVGDFRLLSRRAIDALLILSEGNRFSKGLFSWIGFEQKTVYYDNVTRQNGESKWSIGKLINYGIDGVVSFNTKPLRLCLYAGFIVLFLSIAYILYTFVEVLIRGVITPGYFTLITAILFLGGVQLVSLGVIGEYIGRIYNETKRRPHYLIKDTNIEEMKHYEKNMEA, from the coding sequence ATGGCTGCAAAATTACTATCTGTAATTGTGCCTTCGTACAATGAAGCTGACAATGTGGAGCTTTTTTATGAAGAACTTACAAAAGAATTACAATATTCTTCTTATAACTGTGAGGTAATTTATGTAGATGATGGAAGCTCGGATACGACACTGCTGGAGCTGAAAGAGTTGGCGGATCAGCATTATAACGTGCATTACCTGTCATTTACGAGAAATTTCGGAAAAGAAGCAGCTATATTGGCGGGATTTCAGCATGCGAAAGGTGATTGTGCAGTTGTTATTGATGCCGATTTACAACATCCCGTTGCCCTGCTGCATGACTTGCTGGAGGGCTTTGAAGAAGGATATGACCAAGTAATTGCAAGGAGAAACAGAAAGGGAGAAAGCATACCGCGCAAATTGCTTTCTACTTTGTATTATCAGGTTATGAACAAGTTCATCGATGTTCGGATACAAAATGGCGTTGGTGATTTTCGATTGCTCAGCAGAAGAGCAATTGATGCACTGTTGATTCTAAGTGAAGGCAATCGTTTTTCCAAGGGGCTGTTCTCTTGGATTGGATTTGAACAGAAAACAGTTTATTACGATAACGTAACCCGTCAAAATGGAGAGTCCAAATGGTCAATTGGAAAATTAATCAATTATGGTATTGATGGTGTTGTGTCGTTTAATACAAAGCCGCTTCGTTTGTGCTTATATGCGGGATTTATTGTATTGTTCCTTTCTATCGCTTATATTTTGTACACATTTGTTGAAGTACTCATAAGAGGAGTTATTACACCTGGATACTTTACACTCATTACGGCTATTCTCTTCCTCGGAGGCGTTCAGCTTGTAAGTTTAGGTGTGATTGGAGAATACATCGGCCGTATCTATAATGAAACAAAGCGCAGACCGCACTATTTGATAAAAGATACAAATATTGAGGAAATGAAACATTATGAAAAAAATATGGAAGCTTGA
- a CDS encoding MurR/RpiR family transcriptional regulator encodes MPDIYHKISSQREHMSKSQKKIANFIIEHPNQSPFLNVEGLAKSAGVSDATIVRFASFMGFRGFPEMQLALQNAMQDQLNATERFKQPSDETESEDQDLYAIFLRDQANIQETMEGIDMPAFHAAADTVIHSKRIFILANRSAVSVADLLHYHLSFIFENVEIVEPSDRAIDQISTIREDDVLIALSFVRYSNHTLRLFQMAKDRGAKAIAFTDGLSSPLLSVADYSFMASSKSPSLTHSLTAPISLIHAFIALIGKEKAADVKKRLRTIEEAWRDFNVFSNFNNSGT; translated from the coding sequence GTGCCGGATATCTACCATAAAATATCTAGTCAGCGGGAGCATATGTCGAAGTCCCAGAAGAAAATCGCCAATTTTATTATAGAACACCCGAATCAGTCACCGTTTCTTAATGTGGAAGGATTAGCAAAATCAGCTGGAGTAAGTGATGCCACAATCGTTCGTTTTGCTTCCTTTATGGGGTTCCGCGGCTTTCCAGAGATGCAGCTGGCGCTTCAAAATGCGATGCAGGACCAATTAAATGCAACCGAACGGTTCAAGCAGCCTTCTGACGAAACCGAATCTGAAGATCAAGATTTATATGCCATCTTCCTGCGAGATCAGGCGAACATTCAAGAAACAATGGAAGGGATTGATATGCCAGCCTTTCATGCTGCAGCTGACACAGTTATTCATTCTAAACGAATCTTTATCTTGGCTAATCGTAGCGCCGTTAGTGTAGCTGATTTATTGCATTATCACCTATCGTTTATTTTTGAGAACGTAGAGATTGTGGAGCCCTCTGACCGGGCAATTGACCAAATTTCAACAATAAGGGAAGACGATGTGCTCATAGCTTTAAGCTTTGTCCGCTATTCCAATCACACGCTGCGGCTGTTTCAAATGGCAAAGGATCGCGGAGCGAAGGCAATCGCCTTTACTGACGGCTTATCTTCTCCTTTGCTATCCGTAGCTGATTATTCGTTCATGGCTTCCAGCAAATCGCCTTCGCTGACACATTCGCTAACTGCGCCAATCAGTTTAATTCATGCGTTCATCGCTTTAATTGGAAAAGAGAAGGCTGCTGATGTCAAAAAACGCCTCCGCACAATTGAGGAGGCGTGGCGTGACTTTAATGTGTTCTCTAACTTTAATAATTCCGGGACATAA
- a CDS encoding NAD(P)/FAD-dependent oxidoreductase, producing MRNDFIYDVIIIGGGTTGLYASFYTNLRKMTTLLIEATAEFGGKVAQFYPEKHIYDVGAYPAATGEEMVAQLLEQSRKAKPEIVTGEFVEHIKKRSDGIFELMTTQGTLYMTRTVILTCGMGTYQMKPLPLEEASLYEGKNLHYYLKSSENFRNQRVVVYAANRTGIDWAMALEKTAKEVTLLNQRDYFLYTPPQVMEALAETSIKVKYNHNVTKLLGNKQGLHTLLVEKDGIETMLQVDALLYYENVNLTQTPFDNWGIETDKHKVIVDYEMATSIPGIYAAGDAVHYPKKNMLIATGFAETITAVNSAKQYLDPSASAQVYSTIEYQKNRGR from the coding sequence GTGCGGAATGACTTTATATACGACGTCATCATTATTGGCGGCGGAACGACAGGATTGTATGCATCTTTTTATACAAACTTGCGCAAGATGACGACTTTACTGATTGAAGCGACAGCAGAATTTGGCGGAAAAGTAGCCCAGTTTTATCCAGAGAAGCATATTTATGATGTTGGCGCTTATCCTGCTGCTACAGGGGAGGAGATGGTTGCCCAGCTGCTGGAACAAAGCAGAAAAGCAAAACCGGAAATCGTAACAGGTGAATTTGTTGAACATATCAAAAAGCGAAGTGACGGTATATTTGAATTAATGACAACGCAAGGTACACTGTACATGACGAGGACAGTAATCCTTACTTGCGGGATGGGAACATACCAAATGAAGCCCCTTCCGCTTGAAGAAGCTTCCCTATATGAAGGGAAAAATCTTCATTATTACTTGAAGTCATCTGAAAACTTCCGGAATCAGCGTGTTGTCGTATATGCAGCAAACCGTACAGGAATTGACTGGGCGATGGCATTGGAGAAGACAGCAAAAGAAGTCACACTGCTGAATCAGCGTGATTATTTTCTCTATACGCCTCCGCAAGTAATGGAAGCATTAGCGGAAACATCGATTAAGGTCAAATACAACCATAATGTAACGAAGCTGTTGGGGAATAAGCAAGGGTTGCACACACTGCTAGTAGAAAAAGATGGAATAGAAACGATGCTGCAAGTGGATGCGCTGCTATATTATGAAAATGTAAATCTTACACAAACACCCTTTGATAATTGGGGGATTGAGACGGACAAGCACAAAGTTATCGTTGATTATGAGATGGCGACAAGCATACCTGGCATATATGCGGCGGGAGACGCTGTGCATTATCCGAAAAAAAATATGCTTATTGCTACAGGATTTGCTGAAACGATCACAGCAGTTAATAGTGCAAAACAATACTTAGATCCTTCTGCAAGTGCACAAGTATATAGTACAATTGAATACCAAAAAAATAGAGGCAGGTAA
- a CDS encoding GtrA family protein yields MKKIWKLEFPRFVIVGVLNTICYYLVYLLFYQAADVFYLLSHWIGVILSMIFSFFLNSYFTYGVRPTWRKFFQFPLTQAVNIAVSSVLVSLFIEVLGWSGTVAPIAAVFITVPITFIITSKIMKNGREDVTHEA; encoded by the coding sequence ATGAAAAAAATATGGAAGCTTGAATTCCCCCGATTTGTCATTGTTGGGGTACTTAATACAATTTGTTATTACCTCGTTTATCTGCTGTTTTATCAAGCAGCAGATGTTTTTTATCTTCTGTCTCATTGGATTGGCGTCATTTTAAGTATGATTTTCTCATTCTTTTTAAATAGTTATTTCACGTATGGGGTACGACCGACTTGGCGTAAGTTTTTCCAGTTTCCTTTAACACAGGCAGTCAATATAGCAGTCTCCTCTGTTCTTGTGTCTTTATTTATTGAGGTTTTAGGCTGGAGCGGGACAGTGGCTCCAATTGCAGCTGTCTTTATTACGGTGCCCATCACGTTTATTATCACAAGTAAAATTATGAAGAATGGACGTGAGGATGTGACACATGAAGCGTAG
- a CDS encoding YfhO family protein, with translation MKRRGKVVLLILAALIFSIAVHMHFISEYFDGRFMLGPNDGMAQMLPFKQHLYEQYTQGNFFYSFSFGLGGGIYSQLAYYFSTSIVYLLTLLSIKGLELAGVIGSPDVITWARAILPVSIIRLAAALLLAVGVFRYLRIPYVPAFIGACFYAGSAIYFRHVVYWEFFANAFLWLPLLVLGAEKIIRERKPYWMIAAVALSVFDNFYFSYISFLFIGIYVIARWLIKLSDHEVPIRTQLLYFVPAVILGFGIGAISFVPAVYAFLNNYRPAFEDVIPFYENEDNILFTSRTLFVPVLFVLLVCTVGFYKNKLFRLFALLSILFIFFQGSPRIASIFNGFSAPQYRFEYLSMFVIAGTIAVGITLLTKVKKWHLLFAIGLVILLYSLYLRHDLTLEWGDDWAKQVWTGVVLVLLAFLLYACKRKPVILGLCMVVVFATYVPLINAHQEEQLTNAGNVETSTLTYLKSDKYANKEQQELIREVLDSDDRFTRLEWKTDNRNNTNLVQGFPGVSIYSSILNKELLFFYYYDMNIDMKRESVSRISGFGSRANLYSLLNGKYIMYDKREPIEAPYGFTLYIESDRYVVYRNENLLPFAKVADDVLTEETLVNYTPLERERAMLDGIILADGESTSQAASLPDLMNKVSIQAVGGSYQNGQLQVEQEEGGLNLQLDGELPQTGDYYLSFYLKNNDPAAPLFDLTVNEFQTDRKSRQSIYRTKVNELTIRVKAADTIRIRLPKGSYNLEDLHLQHEDYQKLENSVTEAEDIPFSIGHNQVTVDYTNEQEGSYMKIPVPYEKGWQVSVNGEEQELQKADYAFLGVKLQTGDNHIVFTYRPPYWNLVLALCIGSLLFSVGWAVFLRKRHMAGEKDEKEA, from the coding sequence ATGAAGCGTAGAGGCAAAGTTGTGCTGCTTATCTTAGCAGCGCTGATTTTTTCAATCGCTGTACATATGCACTTTATCAGTGAATACTTCGACGGTCGTTTTATGCTCGGACCTAACGATGGAATGGCGCAAATGCTGCCATTCAAGCAGCATTTATATGAGCAATACACACAGGGGAATTTCTTTTATTCCTTTTCATTCGGACTTGGCGGCGGTATTTATAGTCAGCTCGCGTATTATTTCTCGACGAGTATCGTGTACCTGCTTACCTTGCTGTCGATTAAAGGACTGGAGTTAGCCGGTGTCATTGGCAGCCCGGATGTTATTACTTGGGCAAGAGCAATTTTGCCAGTAAGCATTATCCGGCTTGCGGCAGCATTGCTTCTTGCAGTCGGTGTGTTTCGCTATTTGCGTATTCCATATGTGCCTGCATTCATTGGGGCTTGTTTTTATGCAGGGAGTGCCATTTACTTTCGGCATGTTGTGTATTGGGAGTTTTTCGCCAATGCTTTTCTTTGGCTGCCGCTGCTTGTATTAGGCGCAGAGAAAATCATTCGGGAGCGGAAACCGTATTGGATGATTGCTGCAGTAGCACTGTCTGTTTTTGATAATTTTTATTTCTCTTACATAAGCTTTTTGTTTATCGGAATTTATGTGATTGCCAGATGGTTGATCAAGCTTTCTGACCATGAAGTGCCAATCAGAACACAATTACTTTACTTTGTTCCTGCAGTCATTCTCGGGTTTGGGATTGGTGCTATTTCATTCGTGCCGGCAGTATATGCTTTCTTAAACAACTATCGGCCAGCCTTTGAAGATGTAATTCCTTTCTATGAGAATGAAGACAATATCTTGTTCACTAGCCGAACGCTATTTGTACCTGTTTTGTTTGTTTTACTAGTTTGTACAGTTGGATTTTATAAAAATAAGTTGTTTCGTTTATTTGCTTTATTAAGCATCTTGTTCATTTTCTTCCAAGGCAGTCCTCGGATCGCCAGTATTTTTAATGGCTTTTCTGCACCGCAATACCGTTTTGAGTATTTATCTATGTTTGTCATTGCGGGAACGATTGCCGTCGGGATAACATTATTAACTAAAGTGAAGAAATGGCATTTACTATTTGCGATTGGTCTTGTTATCTTGCTCTATAGCCTCTATCTCCGTCATGACTTGACGTTAGAATGGGGAGATGATTGGGCAAAACAAGTTTGGACTGGTGTGGTACTAGTCCTGCTGGCTTTTCTATTGTATGCATGTAAACGGAAGCCCGTCATATTAGGGCTATGTATGGTGGTAGTCTTTGCAACCTATGTCCCGCTGATTAATGCACATCAAGAGGAGCAGCTTACGAACGCTGGTAATGTAGAGACTTCTACTTTGACGTATTTGAAGAGTGATAAATATGCTAATAAAGAACAGCAGGAATTGATAAGAGAGGTATTGGACTCAGATGATCGTTTCACTAGGCTGGAGTGGAAGACAGATAATCGAAACAATACAAATCTCGTGCAAGGATTTCCTGGCGTGAGCATTTATTCAAGCATCCTGAATAAGGAGCTGCTGTTTTTCTATTATTACGATATGAATATTGATATGAAGCGGGAAAGTGTTAGTCGCATCTCTGGATTTGGCAGCAGAGCCAACTTGTACAGCTTGCTTAATGGAAAATATATCATGTACGATAAACGGGAACCGATAGAAGCACCATATGGTTTTACCCTATATATAGAGAGTGATCGTTATGTTGTCTATCGTAATGAGAATTTACTTCCATTTGCAAAAGTGGCGGACGATGTGTTGACGGAAGAAACGTTAGTAAATTACACGCCGCTTGAAAGAGAACGAGCCATGCTAGATGGAATCATCCTTGCTGATGGGGAATCTACTTCACAAGCTGCGTCACTTCCAGATCTGATGAACAAGGTTTCCATACAGGCAGTGGGTGGCTCTTATCAAAATGGTCAGCTGCAAGTAGAGCAAGAGGAAGGCGGCTTAAACTTGCAGCTTGACGGAGAGTTACCGCAAACAGGCGACTATTATCTTAGTTTTTATTTGAAAAATAATGATCCTGCTGCACCATTATTTGATCTGACTGTGAATGAGTTTCAAACAGATAGAAAATCAAGACAATCTATTTACCGAACAAAAGTGAATGAATTAACAATTCGAGTAAAAGCAGCAGATACAATCCGCATACGTTTGCCAAAAGGCAGTTACAATCTGGAAGACTTACACTTACAGCATGAGGATTATCAGAAGCTTGAGAATTCCGTCACAGAAGCTGAGGATATTCCGTTTTCCATTGGTCATAATCAAGTCACTGTAGATTATACAAACGAGCAGGAAGGCAGTTATATGAAAATACCGGTTCCATATGAAAAAGGATGGCAAGTGTCAGTGAATGGAGAAGAACAAGAACTGCAGAAAGCAGATTATGCATTTCTTGGTGTAAAGCTGCAGACTGGAGATAATCATATTGTGTTTACCTACCGGCCGCCTTATTGGAATTTGGTATTAGCTCTTTGTATCGGAAGTTTGCTTTTCTCAGTAGGCTGGGCAGTCTTTTTGCGAAAACGTCATATGGCGGGTGAAAAAGATGAAAAAGAAGCATAG
- a CDS encoding lysozyme family protein has translation MKKKHRRKPHNLLSAFRTVVVVGLGLFFLLFVISILVEEDDGQEQQTGRALSKSALQYRDVIYEELAKSEQESLAPLVLSVMMQESGGRGDDPMQASESKCGEIGCIEDASESIAYGVSHFVDVLEAADGKTDVAVQAYNFGPGFIDFVEANGGTFNKDLAIRFSQEQFEQVDNPEIYRCIRPESEELDACYGDIQYVEAVYSYLPAAEAAYEANK, from the coding sequence ATGAAAAAGAAGCATAGAAGAAAACCGCACAATTTATTGTCGGCATTTCGTACGGTAGTCGTCGTTGGTCTAGGCTTATTTTTCTTGTTGTTTGTCATATCTATTCTGGTAGAAGAAGACGATGGACAGGAACAACAGACAGGAAGAGCACTTTCAAAGAGTGCTTTACAATATCGGGATGTTATTTATGAAGAATTAGCCAAGTCAGAACAGGAATCACTTGCTCCGCTTGTTCTTTCCGTCATGATGCAAGAGTCGGGGGGCAGAGGAGATGATCCGATGCAAGCTTCCGAAAGCAAATGCGGGGAGATTGGCTGTATTGAGGATGCTAGTGAGTCTATTGCTTATGGCGTCTCCCATTTTGTCGATGTATTAGAAGCAGCAGATGGTAAGACAGACGTTGCAGTGCAAGCTTATAATTTTGGACCTGGGTTCATTGATTTTGTCGAAGCGAATGGCGGTACATTTAACAAGGACTTAGCCATTCGATTCTCCCAAGAACAGTTTGAGCAGGTCGACAATCCAGAAATCTATCGCTGTATACGCCCAGAATCAGAAGAACTTGATGCCTGCTATGGTGATATTCAATACGTGGAAGCTGTATACAGTTATCTGCCAGCTGCCGAAGCGGCTTATGAAGCGAATAAATGA